Sequence from the Fragaria vesca subsp. vesca linkage group LG4, FraVesHawaii_1.0, whole genome shotgun sequence genome:
CTGTTGTAGGGCTGATTTTCTTCTATCCTGGTGGCCAATGTTAGACAGGCAATTCCAACAATCTGAAGTATCCTTTTGCTCTTGAAAAATCCTTTGCTTAAAAATCGGTCCAGGAGGTTCACACCTAGAAACTTGGTCTCCTGCTGTAGTCCAGTTGCAGTAGATACCTGTAGTTGTAACCCAGTCAGGCAATTTAACAAACACATTATGAGCAACACAAATGACACTCAGCTACCCACACACACACACACACACACCCACTATCTTCATGGTGGTCTCTATGTCAAAAAGTCATACTCTTACTACCCACAAAAGCAGAAAGCAGAAGCATTGCTATCATAAATTCACAGCCCAATAAGGAAATGCCTGCACCTTGAATTTGAGCATTAAATAGAAATTTATGATGGGACATAACCAAAGCACAATTACTCTCTTGGTTGCACACTGTCAGGTGCCATGTGAAACTTATGCAATTTACAGCCCCCCCCCCCCCCCAGCCAAATCCTAGCTCCAGCTATTTTTTACCATAACAATCCAATAATCAGAAAATCAATGAAATTTAAATGCCACGTGTGCCATTAATAAATCATGGCCATGTCGTCTTCAAAATAACTGTTGGATATCTCTGTAACTATGAAAGCGAAGATGGACCCGAATAAAACGAGAAAAATCGTCACCGCCTTCTCCAAACACACTTAATAAATGATATTGTATGTGGACAAGCTAAGAAGGATCCTCTACATATGGCTATTTTTCCTGCATCGCGAAGATGGCCAATAGAATAAAGGAAAAGTACTAACTGTGTGCGCTCATTCAATCAAACGTTGACGTGGCAAAATCTAAGTGGAGGCTAAAACAGTTGTAGAATATCCTCACCGTAGAGGAGTGTGTGCCACATTTAAGCCCACACACGAACACAAAAAATCAAAAAACAAAACTACGGCGATTAATTGAATCGTGTGCATATTTGATTGAAATATACCTCACAGATCCACCGGACCATGTACGACCGTTGATGATGAATCAGGCCGCCGTACTTCGTCTCGGAAGAGTAGTCCTCGGTGTAGTCACGCAGATACACTTTGAGCCTCTCTCTATTTCTCAGCATCCGATAGCTCTCTTCCACCTCATCGTCTTCGAACTTAAGAAACTAATCAAATCAAAACCACAAAATTAACGAGTAATTAACGAGTGATTATAATAAACAAATGCACAAATCAAATGTGATGAATCTTACTGTGGATTCATGCTTGTACGCTTCGTTAACGCGTGGCGCTGCGTCGAGATCTAAAGCAGTGACTGATCTCCTAAACTCTTCTCTGTATTTTTGGAGGAAGGCGAGAGTAGGTGACGGTGAGTCATCGACTGAGCCTTGCGAGAACTGGCTTCCGGAATCGATGAAAAACGACGGCGAGTAATCGGAGAAGTTGATTTCCGAGTTCTCCTCGAGAGGTTCCGAATGGAAATCCGAGAGTGTCTGACTGGAAGAGTACTCGGAGCCGTCGTCGTCGTCATAAGAGAACAGCTCGGTGCAAGCGAGATCGGAGTCCAATCCAAAGCTCTGTGGCCTTTGCTCGATAGTCGATTCCGAGTTTGAGACGGCGAAACTCTCACCGAATTCAAATTCCGGTGCTCTGTTACCGCCGTCTTTCACCGTCTTAGTCTCTGATACTGTTGCTTCCGAGCACAACTGCACGCCGGAGTTGAGTGAAATGACCTCTTGCTCCTTGAACTCCAGTGAGGCCTTATCGGACTCTGATTTGGTAACTGCTTCAGGACCTGCAGTTATCTTCGAAATTCCGCTCTGAGTCTTCAGCTTCAGCTTTCTCTCAACGAAGCCTCCAAAATCAGCTCCGGAATTAGACTCCACGCACGACGACTCAGACGCCTCAACCTCGCCGTCTCCGGCGGCCGATTTCTTCACCGCCTTTCCTCCATAGCTCGACCGAGTGACCTTCCGAGACGGTGCTTCGGTTTCGCCGAAGCTCCTCTTCTTCAAGCTCGACCTCACCTCGCTCTCCGATCCAACCGAAACTCTGCTCGACTCGCACGAAACCTCGCCGCCGAAGAACGAGCACGAGGTCGAGTTCACAGAGAAACCCGAGGCCTCACTGCGAGCATGAGCATTCGGTTTCTGAGACGAGTAGAGAATCGGAGAGATCTGAGCTCTTCTCCGGCGCGGCATCTCCGACCTGAGCTTCTTCGCAGTCGTCTTCAGGCGAGACGGCGCCGTTTCGGCTCGGATTGATCGGAATTTCATTTTGATTTTTCGAAGTTTTGAATTTCTGAGAGAGAAAAGAGTGTGAAAGGCTTTGAGATTCTGTTTTGG
This genomic interval carries:
- the LOC101301193 gene encoding cyclin-SDS-like, which codes for MKFRSIRAETAPSRLKTTAKKLRSEMPRRRRAQISPILYSSQKPNAHARSEASGFSVNSTSCSFFGGEVSCESSRVSVGSESEVRSSLKKRSFGETEAPSRKVTRSSYGGKAVKKSAAGDGEVEASESSCVESNSGADFGGFVERKLKLKTQSGISKITAGPEAVTKSESDKASLEFKEQEVISLNSGVQLCSEATVSETKTVKDGGNRAPEFEFGESFAVSNSESTIEQRPQSFGLDSDLACTELFSYDDDDGSEYSSSQTLSDFHSEPLEENSEINFSDYSPSFFIDSGSQFSQGSVDDSPSPTLAFLQKYREEFRRSVTALDLDAAPRVNEAYKHESTFLKFEDDEVEESYRMLRNRERLKVYLRDYTEDYSSETKYGGLIHHQRSYMVRWICEVSTATGLQQETKFLGVNLLDRFLSKGFFKSKRILQIVGIACLTLATRIEENQPYNSVREKCFYVGSNVYSRCEVVAMEWLVLEVLNFQCFLPTSYNFLWFYLQAAEADEEVETRAKYLAVLQLSDPGQLCYWPSTVAAAVVMLASLEGNDASRQQVMDTHMRTDDDAFMLPECLKSLEWLLRFV